In a single window of the Papaver somniferum cultivar HN1 chromosome 8, ASM357369v1, whole genome shotgun sequence genome:
- the LOC113305009 gene encoding protein FAM98A-like — translation MAGSDELHGIQFFDASGKRLSFRPSELEEGAPAGRVGQQQQNSPQQHNSGRGLSNNSGRGSGGGFGCGNYFNSYRGGYNNSGSRTNWNNGWNGNANTNGWNNGGRASKNGGFQSTSYGRGRNNNMGSVLGPPPQN, via the exons ATGGCAGGTTCAGACGAGTTACATGGAATTCAGTTTTTTGATGCAAGTGGCAAGAGGTTATCTTTTCGACCCTCTGAGTTGGAGGAGGGAG ctccTGCTGGTCGTGTTGGTCAACAACAACAGAACTCACCTCAACAACATAACTCTGGTCGTGGTCTCTCCAACAATTCTGGTCGTGGCAGTGGAGGAGGTTTTGGTTGTGGTAACTACTTCAACTCTTACCGAGGTGGCTACAATAATTCTGGTAGTCGAACTAATTGGAATAATGGTTGGAATGGCAATGCAAATACTAATGGTTGGAACAATGGTGGTCGTGCTAGCAAAAATGGTGGATTTCAGTCTACTTCTTATGGTCGGGGTCGCAACAACAACATGGGCTCTGTGCTTGGTCCACCACCTCAAAACTAA
- the LOC113304348 gene encoding ATG8-interacting protein 1-like yields the protein MEDEKDVKGTSTREWEVVTLTASTYAAAPGPESLESSDGNQMDVNDDEETSRAMFMSGHFVFPPSQHENLPLLSDENENEKAGYEMDVGGSDKNDEENWNARRMAGSDELHGIQFFDESGKRLSVRPSEFEEERSLLGLDLNDKEQSIYDASTLSSIHNEADISRSNLYDENSSVPESSDPVLSNQDSLSPTNVNKFNESGLPCEAWWKRRAASLIAQAKDANAIWSVVVAATLMGLVILGQRWQSQHVKWQTIVGDERMARMLGPISRLKDVFVSSHGSGNLIKVVRNDL from the exons ATGGAGGATGAGAAAGATGTTAAGGGAACTTCTACACGTGAGTGGGAAGTTGTGACTTTAACAGCATCAACTTATGCTGCTGCTCCAGGACCAGAAAGCTTAGAGTCAAGTGATGGTAATCAGATGGATGtcaatgatgatgaagaaacatCTCGGGCAATGTTCATGTCTGGACATTTTGTGTTTCCTCCAAGCCAGCACGAAAATTTACCGTTGTTGTCTGATGAGAATGAGAATGAAAAGGCTGGATATGAAATGGATGTAGGGGGTTCTGACAaaaacgatgaagaaaattggaatgctagaagAATGGCAGGTTCAGATGAGTTACATGGAATTCAGTTTTTTGATGAAAGCGGTAAGAGGTTATCTGTTCGGCCGTCTGAGTTTGAGGAGGAGAGGTCTCTGCTTGGCCTAGATTTGAATGACAAAGAGCAGAGTATCTATGATGCTTCAACCCTTAGCTCGATTCACAATGAAGCAGATATAAGCAGATCGAATTTatatgatgaaaactcatctgttCCTGAATCTAGTGATCCAGTACTGTCAAACCAAGATTCTTTGAGTCCTACAAATGTGAACAAATTCAATGAATCTGGCCTTCCTTGTGAAGCATGGTGGAAAAGGCGCGCAGCTTCCTTGATTGCGCAAGCAAAGGATGCAAACGCCATTTGGTCGGTTGTTGTTGCTGCAACTTTGATGGGGCTTGTAATCCTTGGACAACGGTGGCAATCTCAGCATGTCAAGTGGCAAACCATTGTTGGTGATGAG AGGATGGCCAGGATGTTAGGCCCCATATCTCGATTAAAAGATGTTTTTGTTAGCAGTCATGGATCTGGTAATCTCATCAAAGTAGTTCGAAATGATCTTTAA